One Fuerstiella marisgermanici DNA window includes the following coding sequences:
- a CDS encoding D-TA family PLP-dependent enzyme encodes MPVTIPEIDIESLQSLCSPSLLVFADQVERNIDHMIAGANDVDRLRPHCKTHKMADVVKILLSKGVTKHKAATVAEAEMLANAGATDVVLAYNPVGPNVGRVVQLKQKYPAVRLAVTADHPVPLQQLSEAASTAGVTIGVMLDVDVGQHRTGVLPDSDEALALYQTISKSPGLEAAGFHVYDGHQHQESLDERRDAVLKEWPAVLRLKQRCEAAGCDVPELLCGGSPTFPIYAELDTPEITLSPGTSIFHDAGYGGHFPDLDFTPAAVVITRVISRPTHDRICLDLGNKAIAADPPKGHRVFFPDLPDARQVIHNEEHLVLETDAAQRYQPGDLLLGIPTHICPTSALHQEVAVMKDGKLIDPWPVTARNRRLTV; translated from the coding sequence ATGCCTGTCACTATTCCCGAAATTGATATCGAATCACTGCAATCGCTGTGCAGCCCGTCGTTGCTGGTCTTTGCGGATCAGGTGGAACGCAATATCGACCACATGATCGCCGGCGCAAATGACGTCGACCGCCTGCGACCTCACTGTAAGACTCACAAGATGGCAGACGTTGTCAAAATTCTGCTAAGCAAAGGAGTGACAAAGCACAAGGCGGCCACCGTTGCCGAAGCCGAGATGCTGGCCAATGCCGGTGCGACGGATGTGGTGCTGGCTTACAACCCGGTTGGGCCGAACGTTGGTCGAGTGGTCCAGCTAAAGCAGAAGTATCCCGCTGTGCGATTGGCCGTTACTGCTGACCACCCGGTGCCTCTGCAGCAGCTATCTGAAGCCGCCAGCACTGCTGGCGTGACGATCGGAGTGATGCTGGACGTGGACGTGGGGCAGCATCGCACGGGGGTTTTGCCGGACAGCGACGAAGCGTTAGCGCTGTATCAAACGATCAGTAAATCCCCCGGTCTGGAGGCGGCAGGGTTTCACGTTTACGACGGACATCAACATCAGGAATCGCTGGATGAACGTCGCGATGCGGTGCTGAAGGAATGGCCTGCGGTTCTACGCCTGAAGCAGCGTTGCGAAGCAGCGGGCTGCGACGTTCCGGAATTATTGTGCGGCGGCAGCCCGACGTTTCCGATCTACGCCGAACTCGATACACCAGAAATCACGCTCAGCCCCGGCACCAGCATTTTTCACGACGCCGGTTACGGCGGCCATTTTCCGGATTTGGATTTCACGCCGGCGGCCGTGGTTATTACGCGAGTCATCAGTCGCCCGACTCATGATCGCATTTGTCTCGACCTGGGCAACAAGGCGATCGCGGCAGATCCGCCCAAGGGACATCGCGTGTTCTTTCCCGACCTGCCGGATGCTCGGCAAGTCATTCATAACGAAGAACATCTGGTGCTGGAAACCGATGCCGCTCAACGTTATCAGCCGGGGGACCTGCTGCTTGGCATTCCCACGCACATCTGTCCGACCAGTGCGTTGCATCAGGAAGTTGCGGTGATGAAAGACGGCAAGCTGATTGATCCGTGGCCCGTGACCGCACGAAACCGCCGTCTTACGGTTTGA
- a CDS encoding serine/threonine protein kinase: MSLFHKKNKVESVDLSRRYNLIGRVGQGSMSKVWRAEDPMNGQSIAVKVLDKEKTLRYEARFKGLHKPSEADIALSLKHPNIVRTLEVGQTTENETYLIMPFVEGCGLGLLVDLQNDRMKRYRTRYMIEIGDALAYFHKQDWIHRDICPRNIMVTEDDHIKLIDFGLTVPNTPDFRKPGNRTGTANYMAPELIKRQPTDQRIDVFSYAVTCFEMYAKRHPWDAAMTIDAVMQHINKPPVPILDLCPRMDQQIAGIIMKGLEANPGERWQNIDEMVTELRTAEARLVKVTRELLVLRKQAAAGGKQRPKTEKKAAASTAPPLKKAAPEKPAAPAAKAKAPVSAAAKASVKRSSEQKPAKKAAAAKAPVVAPPQADSSVNASDDSDELLSLD, encoded by the coding sequence ATGAGTCTGTTTCATAAGAAAAACAAGGTCGAATCGGTCGATCTCAGCAGACGGTACAACCTGATTGGCCGAGTTGGCCAGGGCAGCATGTCCAAAGTTTGGCGAGCCGAAGACCCGATGAACGGCCAGTCCATCGCGGTCAAGGTGCTCGACAAGGAAAAAACGCTTCGCTACGAAGCTCGCTTTAAAGGTCTGCACAAACCCAGCGAAGCCGACATCGCGTTGTCGCTGAAGCATCCGAATATCGTCAGGACGCTGGAGGTTGGTCAGACAACGGAAAACGAAACGTATCTGATCATGCCGTTCGTTGAAGGCTGTGGCCTCGGCCTGCTGGTCGACCTGCAAAACGATCGGATGAAGCGTTACCGCACAAGGTACATGATCGAAATCGGCGACGCCCTCGCTTACTTCCACAAACAGGACTGGATCCACCGCGACATTTGCCCTCGCAATATCATGGTGACGGAAGACGATCACATTAAGCTGATCGACTTCGGGCTGACCGTGCCCAACACGCCCGATTTTCGGAAGCCAGGCAACCGCACTGGCACTGCCAACTATATGGCTCCTGAACTGATCAAGCGCCAACCCACCGATCAGCGTATCGATGTGTTTTCGTATGCTGTGACGTGCTTCGAAATGTATGCCAAACGTCATCCGTGGGATGCGGCCATGACAATTGACGCCGTCATGCAACACATCAACAAACCGCCGGTTCCGATTCTGGATTTGTGTCCACGCATGGATCAGCAGATCGCCGGAATCATTATGAAGGGACTGGAAGCCAATCCCGGCGAACGCTGGCAGAACATCGACGAGATGGTCACCGAACTGCGCACAGCGGAAGCTCGTTTGGTGAAGGTGACTCGCGAACTACTCGTGTTGCGCAAACAGGCCGCTGCAGGCGGGAAGCAACGGCCCAAAACAGAAAAGAAAGCTGCAGCCAGCACCGCGCCACCTCTAAAGAAGGCGGCGCCTGAAAAGCCTGCCGCACCCGCCGCAAAAGCGAAGGCACCAGTTTCAGCGGCCGCAAAAGCTAGCGTGAAGCGGTCGTCAGAGCAGAAGCCGGCTAAAAAAGCGGCAGCCGCGAAGGCACCCGTCGTAGCGCCACCGCAAGCCGATTCGTCAGTGAATGCATCGGACGATTCCGATGAATTGCTGTCGCTCGACTAG
- a CDS encoding sulfatase family protein, which yields MTPFSQRLVTVFFCLVAASHATAAVPPHIVLVMADDMGWGQTGYYNHPVLKTPNLDAMAANGLRFDRFYAGASNCSPTRATVMTGRTNDRTGVTNHGVPLRPQEFTIAQALQKAGYETAHFGKWHLNGMRGPGAPILKDDIRSPGMFGFDKWLSVTNFFDRDPILSRAGEFEEFRGDSSEIVIDEALKFISRNANQSKPSFTVVWFGTPHSPFVADRDDRSHFQELDDASANHYGELVAMDRSIGTLRQRLRELKIADDTLFWFCSDNGGLPRIKPETVGGLRGFKNTVYEGGLRVPAIIEWPNGIDTPRITTYPSSTLDIFPTLIDIVGAAPSPLPQDGISLKPLLSIDLKQRPQPIGVRHTGRMALIDNDYKLLSLPPAAAKKGKQSKADGPTFELYNVTKDHKETHNLLEELPAVAARMKAALAEWNESVERSVAGLDYPEGKVVPLDPGPRSWPELDEYSEYRDAWRDRPEFKRYIKP from the coding sequence ATGACACCGTTTTCGCAGCGCCTCGTTACTGTCTTCTTCTGCCTGGTTGCCGCTTCGCACGCCACTGCTGCTGTGCCGCCGCACATCGTGTTGGTGATGGCGGACGACATGGGCTGGGGGCAGACGGGTTACTACAACCATCCGGTCTTGAAGACGCCCAATCTGGATGCAATGGCGGCAAACGGGCTGCGGTTTGACCGCTTCTACGCGGGTGCGTCGAATTGCTCGCCGACACGAGCGACGGTGATGACCGGGCGGACCAACGATCGCACGGGCGTGACCAATCATGGCGTGCCGCTGCGGCCTCAGGAATTCACGATTGCTCAGGCATTGCAGAAGGCGGGCTACGAGACAGCTCATTTCGGCAAGTGGCATTTGAACGGCATGCGAGGTCCGGGTGCTCCAATCTTAAAGGACGACATTCGCAGTCCGGGCATGTTCGGCTTCGACAAATGGCTGTCCGTCACCAACTTCTTCGACAGAGATCCCATCCTTAGCCGCGCGGGTGAGTTCGAAGAGTTCCGAGGCGATTCGTCTGAAATCGTGATCGACGAAGCGTTGAAGTTTATCAGCAGAAATGCGAACCAGAGCAAACCATCGTTTACCGTTGTGTGGTTTGGGACGCCGCACAGTCCGTTCGTGGCAGACCGCGACGACCGATCGCACTTCCAGGAACTCGACGATGCGTCAGCCAATCACTACGGCGAACTGGTGGCCATGGATCGCAGCATCGGCACGCTGCGGCAACGTCTGCGAGAACTCAAAATCGCGGATGACACACTGTTCTGGTTTTGCAGCGACAACGGGGGCCTGCCACGAATTAAGCCGGAAACCGTCGGCGGTTTGCGAGGTTTCAAGAACACCGTTTACGAAGGCGGTTTGCGAGTTCCCGCGATTATCGAATGGCCCAACGGTATCGACACGCCTCGCATCACAACTTATCCGTCTTCGACACTGGACATCTTTCCCACGCTGATTGATATCGTCGGCGCAGCCCCGTCGCCGCTGCCGCAGGATGGCATCAGCTTGAAGCCACTGCTATCAATAGATCTCAAGCAGCGGCCTCAACCCATTGGCGTACGGCACACGGGTCGAATGGCGTTAATTGACAACGACTACAAGTTGCTCAGCCTGCCGCCAGCGGCCGCCAAAAAGGGAAAGCAAAGCAAAGCCGATGGCCCAACATTCGAACTCTACAACGTCACCAAAGACCACAAAGAAACACACAACCTGCTGGAAGAACTTCCAGCCGTGGCCGCTCGCATGAAAGCGGCTCTGGCCGAATGGAATGAGTCAGTTGAACGCAGCGTCGCCGGATTGGATTATCCGGAGGGCAAGGTCGTCCCGCTCGATCCCGGGCCTCGCTCATGGCCCGAACTGGATGAATACAGCGAATACCGGGATGCCTGGCGAGATCGGCCTGAGTTCAAGCGGTACATCAAACCGTAA
- the cysK gene encoding cysteine synthase A, translating into MPILQDNSYSIGRTPLVRINRLTEGLKATVLAKIEGRNPAYSVKCRIGASMIWDAEERGVLKPGMQVVEPTSGNTGIALAYVCAARGYQLTLTMPDTMSVERRMMLKAFGAHLHLTPGAEGMKGAIEKATEMSQQDNFFMPQQFSNPANPAIHQKTTGPEILEDTEGNIDYFVAGVGTGGTITGVSRFLKQDKGLDVKCIAVEPASSAVLSGGPPGKHPIQGLGAGFIPDNCDTSIIDEIVQVTGDESLEMAPRIAREEGIICGISCGAAMAAALKVAARPEAEGKTIVVILPDSGERYLSTPMFEYARQS; encoded by the coding sequence ATGCCCATCCTTCAGGACAATTCCTATTCCATCGGCCGCACGCCACTGGTCAGAATCAATCGCCTCACGGAAGGCCTGAAGGCGACCGTTCTGGCAAAGATTGAAGGCCGCAACCCGGCCTACAGCGTCAAGTGCCGCATCGGCGCGTCGATGATCTGGGACGCAGAAGAACGAGGCGTGTTGAAGCCCGGCATGCAGGTGGTAGAACCGACCAGCGGAAACACCGGCATCGCACTGGCGTACGTCTGTGCCGCTCGCGGTTATCAGCTTACGCTGACGATGCCGGATACGATGTCGGTAGAACGCCGCATGATGCTGAAAGCCTTCGGCGCTCATTTGCACCTGACTCCCGGCGCAGAAGGGATGAAGGGAGCGATCGAAAAGGCAACTGAGATGTCTCAGCAGGACAACTTCTTTATGCCTCAACAGTTTTCGAATCCTGCAAATCCGGCCATTCACCAGAAGACCACTGGCCCGGAAATCCTGGAAGACACCGAAGGAAATATCGACTACTTCGTCGCCGGCGTGGGCACGGGGGGCACCATTACAGGCGTCAGTCGTTTTCTGAAACAGGACAAAGGCCTGGACGTAAAATGTATCGCGGTTGAGCCCGCCTCCAGCGCTGTTTTGTCCGGTGGCCCTCCTGGCAAACACCCGATCCAGGGTTTGGGCGCTGGATTTATTCCGGACAACTGTGACACCAGCATCATTGACGAAATCGTGCAGGTCACGGGCGACGAATCGCTGGAAATGGCTCCTCGCATTGCTCGTGAAGAAGGCATTATCTGTGGCATTAGCTGCGGAGCTGCGATGGCCGCCGCACTGAAAGTTGCGGCTCGCCCGGAAGCCGAAGGCAAGACGATTGTCGTGATCCTGCCCGATTCCGGAGAACGTTATCTGTCGACGCCAATGTTCGAATACGCTCGCCAATCCTAG